Below is a window of Veillonella rodentium DNA.
AATATGGATCAGCTATACTCGGATCCCGCGTTGCAGGGGGTGAAAGCGATTCAGAATCATCGAGTGTATACGGTGGATGCGCGCATGCTCATGAGTTATTCTCAGTTCATGACGAAGGCGATGCTCGATATGACGCGTTATATTTACAATGTACAGTGATGTATACCCGACGATGTATATATATCGATTCGGTTGCATATTTTTGGTGTGTGTTTAGTAATGTGGAGGTTATGATGAAAGCATTTAAACATCAGAAATTAGCCGCTTACGTGGCGATGATCTTAGTCAGCGGCTGTATGTTTACGGTTCCCGGGGTGCAAGGTGAGGAACCTGATGACGTGAAAGAGACTCATACTGTTGTCGTTACGGCGACGAGAAGCGAGCAGGAGCTTTCAAAAGTACCTGCCAGCGTAGCGGTTGTCAGCGGAGACGATGTGAGAGAACGTCATGCGACGAATATGAATGAAGCGTTGCGCATAGCGCCGGGCGTGGATATCAATACATACGGCGGCGGTGTAGGGTATACGAATTCCAATGTGTTCCGTATCAACGGATCCAATCAGGTTCTATATATGGTGGATGGCATCAACATGAATGCGGCCGGAGTTAATCCGCCGATGACGATTCTTAAAAACATGGAAGGCATAGAACGCATTGAAGTATTGCGCGGGGCGGCGTCCACATTGTACGGGTCCGGTGCTGTAGGCGGCGTCGTTAACGTAATTACCGCGAAGCCTGAGCAGGGCGTCAGAACAAAGGCCCGTATCATGGGCGGCAGCTATGATCTGGAGCAGTACGCGTTGATGAATGAAGGTCGTCAGGATAGATGGTACTGGCGTTTAGGTTATGAAAAGGACATCATCGGAAGTTATAAGGATGCCCATCATGTGCGTATTCCGCAACATGGAAACGGTCATAACATGTCTTTTATGATCGGTAATGAAATCGATAAGAATAATGATGTGCGCATTTCTTATGATACATATCGCGGCGATGTGATGTATTCCAATCATTTGGGGCAGTTGAATCAACTCAGATACGGCCATGAAGCCAATGACTCCCTTCGCGCCGTATGGAACAGCAAGATCAACGATAAGTGGAGTCATCAGTTATATGGCATGAATAATCACTATAAAACGATTTATGACGGATACACGACGGACGTAAAAACACGTGCTGTCGGGGATCAGGTGACATTCCGCAGCAAGGATCATACCGTTATAGGTGGCTTTGACTGGCGTCAGGACAAGGTCCTCAACATGAACGGTGTCAAGTTGACGAACAGTTCGTACTACGTGCAGGATGCCTGGAAATTCGCGCCTAAATGGACGTTGACACCGGGCGTTCGCGTGGACCATCATTCCGCATTCGGAACGCATACGTCGCCACATGTATCCTTAGGGTATGATGTGAATGAGCGCACCAATGTGTATGTAGCGTATAATGAATATTTCTTGGCACCGGCTCCGTATCAGTTGTTTGACGGGTATAACGGTAATCGGAACTTGAAACCTGAAAGCGGTCGTGAATGGGATCTCGGTGTACATCATAAGTTCGGACGTACGTGGAACGGAAATCTTAACTTCTTCACGCGCCGCACGAAGGATAAGATCGGTTGGGTTATGACGGATCCGGCGACTTTTACAGGCCAATATCGCAATTTTGATACGGAACGGGCCCATGGCGTATCGGTAGATTTACGCAAGCAGTTGACGAATCATCTGTCCGCTCGCGTCGGCTATACCTATACGCACATTGATGCGACTCCGACACGACGTGCCAATGTGGACGGATACGTGCCGAAACATGCGGTCAATGCGGGTCTCGACTATAATGATGCCAAGTGGGACGCTCATCTTGATATTCGCGGGAATATTGACCGTCCGGGCACCGGGGCGAATGCATTCCCTAAATCGACGTACTGGATTACGGATCTCAGCGCCAACTATCGCGTCAATGACAATATAACCGTATTCGGGCGCGTGAATAATCTCTTCAACACGTACTATGCGGAACAGTCCAATGTCCGTTATGGTAACCCCGGCGACTGGTGGACCGGTCAAGGTCGCAACTTCAGAGTCGGCATGGAGGTTACGTTCTGATCCATTTATCAGACGCCGTTCAGAGGCCGTAATGTCACATAAGGCGGCATTGTGAAAGTTTGATATACTTCACTATATAGCGTCGTACAGGGCCGTGGCGCATAGGGGATGAGCATTGGTATCATAAATCATTCAGAAAAGGTTGTTAGTATAGTCCTTGCAAAAGAGAGAGCCTTGTCTGCGAGCAGAAAAGTGTAGATTTTATCACCTTAAAGCACTATAATATATGATATATGTGTTGCTACTTGTATGATCAGAGGCGTAAATTGTATTAAAGAGGAGTTGGATTGTACTATGACGGAACAACCAATCTTATCCCCTTATATGATGGCTCGCAAGCCGTCAGGGATTCGACTAGGACAAATTAAATTTTTAGAGCGTAAGAACCCGCCGATTCTGGTGAACGGTTCCATCGGCAATGTTATGCGTCCTATGCATCCCGCCATGCAGCGTCGTTTATTTAATCTGGGCGGACCGGACAGTCCGTTTCAATCGGGTATTGTTCCGTATGTGCCGACGACGGGAACCGAGGAATGCCGGGAAGCGTTCCTTCATATTCTGCGCAGTCAGGGCTTTGATACGACGGGACTTGATGTGCTTGTTACGGATGGGGCATCGATGGCGATGGAAATCATCATGCTCGGTGTCTGCGGCGGTGCCGGAGAAGAGGAACGCCCTCTGTTGATGTTCAATCCGTCTTATACAAATTATGATGCGGTAGGCCATCGCATCGGACGTAAAACGGTTACCGTTGAGCGCGAACTCAATGAAGAAGGCGAATTTGAACTGCCGTCCGTAGAAACGGTGGAGCAGCGCATCATAGAAACGAAACCGGGTGCACTGCTCATCATTCCTTACGATAATCCTACGGGACAGCTGTTCAGCAAGGAAACCCTTATCGAATATACGAAGTTATGTGTTAAGCATAATTTGTGGATCATCTCCGATGAGGCGTATCGTGAACTGGCTTATGAAAAAGGCAAGGAAACATCGAGTATCTGGGCGTTAACCGATAAGGACGTGCCGGGCATTGAAGGCCGCCGAATCAGCCTTGAAACGGCCAGCAAGGTATGGAATGCGTGCGGACTGCGCATAGGGGCCATCATTACGGATAACAAGATGTGCTATGAAAAGTCCGTTGCCGAATATACGGCGAATTTGAGTGCCAATACATTGGGGCAATATATCTTCGGTGCACTGGCTCATGAGTCGCATGCACAGCTGCACAACTGGTATGAACAACAGCGGGATTACTACCGTAAGATGATTTTTGAGCTCCATAAAGGCTTCAAAGAGGTGGAACCGAACTTTATCGTGTCCAGACCGCAAGCGTCCATTTACTTCGTCATCGACGTGCGGAATGAAGCGAAACCGGGCTTTGACGGCGTAGAGTTTGCGTCCTGGTGCGCCGAACACGGTGCGGTCAGCCTGGATGACGGCAAGGAATATACATTGCTCATGGCGCCGCTGAACGGCTTCTACAGCGGTCGCGGCAAGGAAGACAATCCGGGCAGAACACAGCTTCGCGTGTCGTTCTGTGAAGATCCGGAACTGTTGCGCTTGGCACCGGAATTGTTATCTAAACTGTTCAGAGCCTATGAGGCACAACGGACGGAATAATCATATTGAAAATAAAAGTGCTCTACGTTTACAACACTCGTAAACGTAGAGCACTTTTCTGTTTAAAGGCCCGCAGTGAATGTATTCATGATTAGATCTGTAGCATGATATCCTGCAGTATCTGATCAATTTCCATATGATTGTCTCTCAGTAATTTATCGGGATCATATCTGTCATAGAAGCCTTTTTGAATGCCGTAGTTCATGACCTTGATGTTCTGCCTGCCATAGTATGCGGCAATTTTCTGTCCGAAGCCGCCGTCAATGACGCCGTCCTCCAGCGTGATGATGAGAGAATGGTTTTCCTGTAATCGGTCGAGCAGAGCCGTATCCGGTTCCGATATCAAAAGCGGCTTTATCACGGTCGGTGTGATAGCATGTTTTGCTTTCACCGCTTCGGCCAGGGAAATGGCACGCCGGTAAAAGTTACCGACACCTATAATGGCGATTTTACTGCCCTCCCGGACGGTTTCCCAGCTGCGGAGACTAACATCCGTAATGCCTTGTGTCCGAAGAGGCTCGTGAGTCGGTGTCCCTACGGGAACCCGTATGGCGACAGGATAATCATGATGCTGCAAGCCGAACTGAATGGACGCCTGTAATTCTTCCACAGTGGCGGGCGCAATATAGGTCAGATTCGGGATGTTGGTGAGCATAGGAATATCGCTGAATCCCAGATGCGTGATGTCCTTTGTACCGTAAATGGAGGCGCGATATACGAGAATCAAAGCGTTGCTGTTGTTAATGCATACGTCGTTTACCAGCTGATCGTAAGCCCGTTGCAGGAATGTGCTGTATATCGGTAAAATCGGCTTTGCATCGGCGCGAGCGATGCCGGCCGACAGAGTCACGGCATGTTCCTCGGCGATGCCCACATCGATATATTGAGCGCCCAATTTCTGACGAACCTCAGGCGTCAGACAAAATCCGCCGGGCGTGGCCGCCGTGATGAGGCAGGCCGATTTGTTCGCTTCCAACTCGGCAATCAATTCCTTTGCAGCGATAGCTTCGTATGTGTTATTATAATTTTTATTGACTACGCCTGTGGTGACGTCGAATGATGACGGATTGTGAAAGTCTTCCGGTGCCATTTCCGCCGCTGTATAACCGAACCCTTTCGTCGTGCGGATATGCAAGATGACGGGGCGCGGATAATTTATTACTGATTTAAATTCCGCGATCAATGATAAAATCGAGTTGCCTTCTTCGATATAGCGGTAATCAAAGCCGAGAGCTTTAAATATATTGTTCGTACAAGTTCCGTTCGTGTCCCGCAATTCTTTTAAATGTGTGTACAAACCGCCGTGATTTTCGGCGATGGACCGGTCGTTATCGTTGATGATCACGATGCAGTTGGACCGTAGCGTAGCGAGATGATTTAAGGCCTCAAAGGCCTCGCCGCCGGATAATGCGCCATCCCCGATGAGCGCGATGATATTTTCCCTTGTTTTATTGAGGTCGCGACCGATTACGAGCCCGCATGCCAGACTTAGAGCGGTGGATGCGTGCCCCAGGTGAAACAGATCGCAGTTACTTTCACGTGGATTACTGTAACCTGAAACAGTGCTGAATTTATTTTCCTGCGTGAACCCTTCGAGCCTGTCGGTCAATATTTTGTGGGCGTAACTCTGGTGGGATATGTCAAATATGATCTTGTCGCCGGGGCAGTTAAATACGTAGTGAAGCGCAAGAATAATGTCTGTGGCGCCCAATGATGGACCTACGTGGCCGCCTCGAATCGATGTTCTGTGAATGATTGCCTCGCGTATTTCCCGTGCTATTTCCAGTAACTCTGCTTCGGTGCATTGTTTTAAATCACCGGCTGAATGTATTTGTGAAAGCTTCATGTTGTTACCTAAACTTTATTTTGCTGTCTAAATGAGACTTCTATTAGTAAATGGTAGAGATGATTTGTGTTCATAGGTGAAAAAAATATGAATACTGTCTATTATTATAACATGAGATGAAGTTGATTATTATAGTATGAGATAAAGTCGATTATCGGTAGAGAATTTAACGGGAAAATTTCAGATAAATCATGAAAAATAAATGAAACTGTGTTATCATAGAAGATATAATTCAGTTTGTTCGTTACATTTATTAAGAGAGGAAAAATCTATGAATAAACAGTGGGTTAGTCCCCCGTTATTAGTACAGGCCTTAATGATTATCGTCGATTATATTGCTATTGTATGTGGCATTATTTCCGCATATAATATCAGAACCGCATTGCCGTTCTGGAATGGTGCTAATAGTTTACATGTAGATTTTTTCTATGGATATGTTATTACCCCTATAGTGTTTATTATCGTGCTGTTATTAAACAGTGCATATAATATGGATAAGGCCTATTGGGATAAGATTAAAATTATATTTCGGTCCATAACAATCGGTATAGTTGTATCCATCGTTCTGATGTATGCGGGGCATATTATCGACAATGTATCCCGTTTATTTGTCGGCTTATCTTATATATTTATACTGTTATATGTTATCGTTTTACGATATATATTAGTACAAATATTGATAAAGCTGAAATTATTATATATTCCGATTTTATTGGTCGGAGCGGGAAAAACGGCGGAATTAGTTGATCGATATCATGACAGAATGCTTATTAATTACTATAAAATTATCGGCTTTGTGGACGATAATCCGAAGTCCTCATTATTAGCGCAAAAGTATCCGCGTTTGGGCGGCTTTAATGACGTGGAGGCCGTCATTAAAAGATATAACGTATCCACTGTATTGGTGTGTGCTCCCGGTCTTGAATCAAAAAAATTAGTGTCCTTAATTAACCGCTTACAGCTGCTTGTAAAAAGGGTTTCCTTCGTACCGGAGCTGTTCGGATTGCCGGCCAGCAATATTTCGGCTCGCGGCATGATGGAGGAACAGGCCGTCGTATTGCGGGTGCAGAACAATTTAGCGCGTAAGTCCAACCGCATCATGAAACGCATCTTT
It encodes the following:
- a CDS encoding TonB-dependent receptor plug domain-containing protein, translated to MKAFKHQKLAAYVAMILVSGCMFTVPGVQGEEPDDVKETHTVVVTATRSEQELSKVPASVAVVSGDDVRERHATNMNEALRIAPGVDINTYGGGVGYTNSNVFRINGSNQVLYMVDGINMNAAGVNPPMTILKNMEGIERIEVLRGAASTLYGSGAVGGVVNVITAKPEQGVRTKARIMGGSYDLEQYALMNEGRQDRWYWRLGYEKDIIGSYKDAHHVRIPQHGNGHNMSFMIGNEIDKNNDVRISYDTYRGDVMYSNHLGQLNQLRYGHEANDSLRAVWNSKINDKWSHQLYGMNNHYKTIYDGYTTDVKTRAVGDQVTFRSKDHTVIGGFDWRQDKVLNMNGVKLTNSSYYVQDAWKFAPKWTLTPGVRVDHHSAFGTHTSPHVSLGYDVNERTNVYVAYNEYFLAPAPYQLFDGYNGNRNLKPESGREWDLGVHHKFGRTWNGNLNFFTRRTKDKIGWVMTDPATFTGQYRNFDTERAHGVSVDLRKQLTNHLSARVGYTYTHIDATPTRRANVDGYVPKHAVNAGLDYNDAKWDAHLDIRGNIDRPGTGANAFPKSTYWITDLSANYRVNDNITVFGRVNNLFNTYYAEQSNVRYGNPGDWWTGQGRNFRVGMEVTF
- a CDS encoding pyridoxal phosphate-dependent aminotransferase; this encodes MTEQPILSPYMMARKPSGIRLGQIKFLERKNPPILVNGSIGNVMRPMHPAMQRRLFNLGGPDSPFQSGIVPYVPTTGTEECREAFLHILRSQGFDTTGLDVLVTDGASMAMEIIMLGVCGGAGEEERPLLMFNPSYTNYDAVGHRIGRKTVTVERELNEEGEFELPSVETVEQRIIETKPGALLIIPYDNPTGQLFSKETLIEYTKLCVKHNLWIISDEAYRELAYEKGKETSSIWALTDKDVPGIEGRRISLETASKVWNACGLRIGAIITDNKMCYEKSVAEYTANLSANTLGQYIFGALAHESHAQLHNWYEQQRDYYRKMIFELHKGFKEVEPNFIVSRPQASIYFVIDVRNEAKPGFDGVEFASWCAEHGAVSLDDGKEYTLLMAPLNGFYSGRGKEDNPGRTQLRVSFCEDPELLRLAPELLSKLFRAYEAQRTE
- a CDS encoding 1-deoxy-D-xylulose-5-phosphate synthase, yielding MKLSQIHSAGDLKQCTEAELLEIAREIREAIIHRTSIRGGHVGPSLGATDIILALHYVFNCPGDKIIFDISHQSYAHKILTDRLEGFTQENKFSTVSGYSNPRESNCDLFHLGHASTALSLACGLVIGRDLNKTRENIIALIGDGALSGGEAFEALNHLATLRSNCIVIINDNDRSIAENHGGLYTHLKELRDTNGTCTNNIFKALGFDYRYIEEGNSILSLIAEFKSVINYPRPVILHIRTTKGFGYTAAEMAPEDFHNPSSFDVTTGVVNKNYNNTYEAIAAKELIAELEANKSACLITAATPGGFCLTPEVRQKLGAQYIDVGIAEEHAVTLSAGIARADAKPILPIYSTFLQRAYDQLVNDVCINNSNALILVYRASIYGTKDITHLGFSDIPMLTNIPNLTYIAPATVEELQASIQFGLQHHDYPVAIRVPVGTPTHEPLRTQGITDVSLRSWETVREGSKIAIIGVGNFYRRAISLAEAVKAKHAITPTVIKPLLISEPDTALLDRLQENHSLIITLEDGVIDGGFGQKIAAYYGRQNIKVMNYGIQKGFYDRYDPDKLLRDNHMEIDQILQDIMLQI
- the wbaP gene encoding undecaprenyl-phosphate galactose phosphotransferase WbaP; the protein is MNKQWVSPPLLVQALMIIVDYIAIVCGIISAYNIRTALPFWNGANSLHVDFFYGYVITPIVFIIVLLLNSAYNMDKAYWDKIKIIFRSITIGIVVSIVLMYAGHIIDNVSRLFVGLSYIFILLYVIVLRYILVQILIKLKLLYIPILLVGAGKTAELVDRYHDRMLINYYKIIGFVDDNPKSSLLAQKYPRLGGFNDVEAVIKRYNVSTVLVCAPGLESKKLVSLINRLQLLVKRVSFVPELFGLPASNISARGMMEEQAVVLRVQNNLARKSNRIMKRIFDIVATVCGGILILPIIAVVAVLIYLDSPGPIVFGHKRVGQGGKEFFCYKFRSMVPNAQEALEIYLKEHPEAREEWERDFKLKDDPRVTRIGKFLRKTSLDELPQLWNVLMGDMSLVGPRPIVRDEIVKYGDYINDFYLVPPGITGVWQVSGRSDTTYEERVLMDSWYVHNWSVWIDIVYLIKTVLAVVKGKGAY